TTTGCTTTTTGGTTATCTGGGTTGGGAAGGTATTCAGATTGCAGCCTTGACAACGGTCTTTAGTTTGCGTGAGGACTTTGACCAGAGTGTCCATTTTGGGACCTCTCGTGTTTTAGGCAATTCGATAGGTGGTTTCTACGCCTTGATTTTCTTTTTACTAGATAGATTATTTTCTGATCAGTTCTGGGTAACTGCGGTCTTTGTGCCTATCTTTGTCATGCTGACTATTATGACTAATGTAGCTATGAATAATAAGGCTGGCATTATCGGTGCGGTATCGGCCCTGTTGATTATTTCTTTATCAATTCCAGCAGGTGATACCATTCAGTATGTCTTTGTTCGTGTTTTTGAAACCTTTGTGGGTGTTTTTATAGCGATTTTGGTAAATTACGATGTTAATTTGATAAAAAAACGTTTCCAAAAGAGGAGATGTTAGAAGATATAACATAATCGCTTGACCC
The nucleotide sequence above comes from Streptococcus sp. 29887. Encoded proteins:
- a CDS encoding FUSC family protein, with the translated sequence MFEKYKFDPKKFRLGMRTFKSGLAVFLVILLFGYLGWEGIQIAALTTVFSLREDFDQSVHFGTSRVLGNSIGGFYALIFFLLDRLFSDQFWVTAVFVPIFVMLTIMTNVAMNNKAGIIGAVSALLIISLSIPAGDTIQYVFVRVFETFVGVFIAILVNYDVNLIKKRFQKRRC